One genomic segment of Naumovozyma castellii chromosome 7, complete genome includes these proteins:
- the IES6 gene encoding Ies6p (ancestral locus Anc_1.488) has protein sequence MNSSKDQNAKLEFLREVADRNTIQIPSPFKKLHYKKPNRRHKPARQLITDEARRINTILQKDKENEDPHHHMLVPKVTFFNVEAPPAMKPTKKYCDITGLKGNYRSPTNNIRYHNSEIYQLIVKPMAPGIDQEYLKLRGDNFVLK, from the coding sequence ATGAACTCTTCAAAAGATCAAAATgccaaattggaatttctAAGAGAGGTTGCTGATCGTAACACGATCCAGATACCATCACCATTCAAAAAATTGCATTACAAGAAACCAAATAGAAGGCATAAACCAGCAAGACAATTAATAACTGATGAAGCAAGGCGGATAAATACCATTTTACAAAAGGATAAAGAGAATGAGGATCCACATCATCATATGTTGGTCCCCAAAGTAACGTTCTTCAATGTGGAGGCACCACCAGCAATGAAGCCAACCAAGAAATATTGTGATATAACCGGTTTGAAGGGGAATTATAGATCACCAACAAATAATATCAGATACCATAACTCAGAAATTTACCAATTGATAGTGAAACCAATGGCTCCAGGTATAgatcaagaatatttaaagcTTAGAGGCGATAATTTTGTTCTGAAATGA
- the NCAS0G04200 gene encoding uncharacterized protein (ancestral locus Anc_1.490): MSNESTLATNVEKLNISSDSPVVVIGSGLAGLATSNQLVNKYQIPIVLVEKEASLGGNSIKASSGINGAVTATQAALKVEDSPELFLKDTIKSAKGKGLEPLMDKLTADSKFAISWLQDEFDLKLDLLAQLGGHSAARTHRSSGKLPPGFEIVSALSKNLKTLAEEKPDLVKIQLDARVTDIKVDDNKNVVGVEFTNKDGQSEIIKTNHVVFCSGGFGFSKEMLKEYAPELIDLPTTNGKQTTGDGQKILQRLGADLIDMDQIQVHPTGFVDPNDPDSQWKFLGAEALRGLGGILLNPNTGKRFVNELTTRDIVTDTIQAECVNKETGNVRSLLVLGEGIYEQLKNNLDFYMFKKLIKKITLNQVVEDYKLPITADELAKHLIEYSNESPDQFGRSLITRNFGENINTETNVFIGEVTPVVHFTMGGAKINTAAEVIAKDGTVLAKGLYAAGEVSGGVHGANRLGGSSLLECVVFGRTAADSIANSK, encoded by the coding sequence ATGTCTAACGAAAGTACCCTCGCTACCAACGTAGAAAAGTTGAATATCTCTTCCGACTCTCCAGTCGTAGTCATCGGCTCTGGTCTTGCCGGTCTAGCCACTTCGAACCAATTGGTCAACAAATATCAGATCCCAATCGTATTAGTGGAAAAGGAAGCCTCATTGGGTGGGAACTCCATCAAGGCTTCTAGTGGTATAAACGGTGCTGTTACCGCCACTCAAGCAGCTTTGAAAGTAGAAGATTCTCCTGAATTATTCTTAAAGGACACTATCAAGTCTGCCAAGGGGAAGGGTCTCGAGCCATTAATGGATAAATTGACCGCGGATTCAAAGTTTGCCATTTCTTGGCTAcaagatgaatttgatttgaagTTGGATTTATTGGCCCAATTGGGAGGTCATTCCGCAGCTAGAACTCATAGATCATCGGGTAAATTACCACCTGGATTTGAAATCGTCTCTGCATTatccaagaatttgaaaacgtTGGCTGAGGAAAAACCTGATTTGGTTAAGATTCAATTGGATGCTAGAGTCACAGACATTAAGGTTGATGACAACAAGAACGTTGTTGGTGTCGAATTTACCAACAAGGATGGTCAGTcagaaattattaagaCAAACCACGTAGTGTTCTGTTCTGGTGGGTTTGGGTTCTCCAAAGAAATGTTAAAGGAATACGCTcctgaattaattgatttacCAACTACCAACGGTAAGCAAACTACTGGGGATGGACAAAAGATTTTACAAAGGTTAGGTGCTGACTTGATTGATATGGATCAAATCCAAGTCCATCCAACCGGGTTTGTTGATCCAAATGATCCAGATTCACAATGGAAGTTCTTGGGTGCAGAAGCCCTAAGAGGACTTGGTGGGATTCTTTTAAATCCAAACACGGGGAAAAGATTCGTTAATGAATTGACCACAAGAGATATTGTCACAGACACCATTCAAGCTGAATGTGTCAACAAGGAAACTGGTAATGTCAGATCCCTATTGGTTCTTGGTGAAGGCATCTAcgaacaattgaaaaacaatCTAGATTTTTACATgtttaagaaattaatcaaGAAAATTACTTTGAACCAAGTTGTCGAGGATTATAAATTACCAATTACGGCTGACGAATTAGCAAAGcatttaattgaatattctAATGAATCTCCTGATCAATTTGGACGTTCATTGATTACTAGAAATTTTGGTGAAAACATCAATACTGAGACTAACGTATTTATTGGTGAAGTTACCCCCGTTGTCCATTTCACAATGGGTGGTGCAAAAATCAACACTGCTGCTGAAGTTATAGCTAAGGATGGTACCGTCTTAGCTAAGGGCTTGTACGCTGCCGGTGAAGTCTCTGGTGGTGTCCATGGTGCTAATAGACTAGGTGGCTCCAGTTTATTGGAATGTGTTGTATTTGGTAGAACTGCTGCGGATAGCATTGCCAATTCCAAATAG
- the TCA17 gene encoding Tca17p (ancestral locus Anc_1.491), with protein sequence MSIQLPAFISLIDENSKPITIYVPPSASNDVNEILKYNVLSNIAIDYFDSILIQWDTSELPPVKTLFQVEGISVFGMLIKQTALKIVIGFNTCFKEDDVNLIETFKIVKKIYIRVKSNPFNKESSDQNGLTEHLNAKFDKEFSSSIDINSSTKS encoded by the coding sequence ATGAGCATACAACTCCCTGCCTTCATATCTTTAATCGACGAAAACAGCAAACCAATAACCATATATGTTCCACCAAGCGCGTCAAATGAcgttaatgaaattttgaaatataacGTATTATCCAACATTGCCATAGACTACTTTGATAGTATATTAATTCAATGGGACACATCGGAACTACCCCCAGTCAAGACTTTATTCCAAGTAGAGGGAATATCTGTGTTTGGTATGCTCATAAAGCAAACAGCTTTGAAGATAGTGATAGGATTTAATACATGTTTCAAAGAGGACGACGTAAATCTGATTGAAACCTTTAAAATtgtgaaaaaaatttatatCAGAGTCAAGTCTAATCCATTCAATAAGGAAAGTTCAGATCAAAACGGCTTAACAGAGCATTTGAATGCTAAATTTGACAAAGAATTTTCTAGCTCGATTGACATTAACTCTTCGACGAAGTCCTGA
- the PRP39 gene encoding Prp39p (ancestral locus Anc_1.493): MDKSSTVKAYKALSAINLSTDALRNLDSSFLKDNVEFVETYKGIKWDDINSLNKLISLTEQIVVKYKDPNDVIQMAIETIFVQVLQEYPLLFGYWKKFTAVQYQLHGLDRSIQTLANSVEAFPTSLELWCDYLNVLCTNNPEETDLIRTKFKVAKSFIGYQFLSHPFWDKYIDFETKNEEWSNLNGIYQELITIPLHQYAKYCTAYKNFLHGKNSLPEFKDDNLDSKFKRTYDLVNKMWVYESRIKKNFFNLTELPKDEIQNWKQYLEFMTENEDKLQLKLILVKSIFERCLIPCQNEEIFWLQYAQWMESRMELKDRESFTLEDVIALYTRGNKSLAVQHTRFRSNFIIFLKKSFRKNKEYIFNVFTETIFTLLNYCPNQITLLREYLILMKRFKFSSSLGEKEREILGQQTSYTHLLEQSINNFIDDRIDKTNPLEEMINDYNLSIVVTELIKMTWLVLKNNIQTRKLFNRFGKMKQLNSSESFWLTYYKFEKTTKNFTKLNKFINNLGRKILLPTATINDILVDYRSFYLLNSNLNDYCDTLLLTESLQDEKLVDPILYSQFKINDPQWIRTEYSDMLPIDWYKTQIFQENGHPGLPLVRPQIANTIIEKDSKSFGQKPPSLPLFRNLEKINKQNKYKDIFTEEYVNTM, from the coding sequence ATGGACAAGTCGTCAACAGTCAAGGCATATAAAGCTCTTTCTGCTATTAATCTGAGCACAGATGCACTGAGAAATCTggattcttcttttctaaagGATAATGTTGAATTTGTCGAAACTTATAAGGGAATCAAATGGGATGatattaattctttgaacaaattgattAGTTTGACTGAGCAGATTGTAGTAAAGTATAAAGATCCCAATGATGTAATCCAAATGGCAATAGAGACCATATTTGTTCAAGTGCTCCAGGAATATCCATTACTCTTCGgatattggaagaaatttacTGCTGTGCAATACCAGTTACATGGATTAGATAGATCTATTCAGACTTTGGCAAATTCAGTAGAAGCATTTCCCACTAGTTTAGAACTCTGGTGTGATTATTTGAACGTGCTTTGTACAAATAACCCCGAAGAAACTGACTTAATAAgaacaaaatttaaagTTGCTAAATCCTTCATTGGGTATCAATTCTTATCGCATCCGTTCTGGGATAAGTATATTGACTTTGAGACCAAGAATGAGGAATGGAGTAATTTAAATGGTATTTATCAAGAATTGATCACAATTCCATTACATCAATATGCAAAATATTGTACCGCTTACAAAAACTTTCTTCATGGTAAGAATTCACTTCCTGAATTCAAAGATGATAACCTAGATTCTAAATTTAAGAGAACATACGATCTAGTGAATAAAATGTGGGTATATGAATCACGAATCAAGAAAaacttctttaatttgACGGAATTACCCAAGGATGAAATacaaaattggaaacagTATTTAGAATTTATGactgaaaatgaagataaattgCAATTAAAATTGATTCTAGTAAAAagtatttttgaaagatgtCTTATACCGTGtcaaaatgaagaaatattctGGTTACAATATGCTCAATGGATGGAATCCCGCATGGAATTAAAAGATAGGGAATCATTTACGCTAGAGGATGTTATTGCTTTATATACAAGAGGTAATAAATCATTGGCCGTTCAGCATACGAGATTTCgttcaaatttcattatattcttaAAGAAATCATTCAGGAAAAATAAAGAGTATATCTTTAATGTTTTTACTGAGACAATTTTTACACTACTCAATTATTGCCCGAATCAGATAACTCTTCTGAGAGAGTACTTGATTCTAATGAAAAGGTTTAAATTTTCCTCCAGCTTGGGAGAAAAGGAACGAGAAATTTTAGGTCAACAGACATCCTATACGCATCTTTTGGAGCAGTCCATTAACAACTTTATTGACGATAGGATAGATAAGACAAACCCATTGGAGGAGATGATTAATGACTATAATCTGTCAATTGTCGTTACTGAACTGATTAAAATGACGTGGCTAGTCcttaaaaataatattcaaacaagaaaacttttcaatCGTTTCGGtaaaatgaaacaattgaattCATCTGAATCATTTTGGTTAACATACTACAAATTCGAGAAAACGACAAAAAATTTTAccaaattaaataaattcattaataacCTTGGTAGAAAGATTCTATTACCTACCGCAACCATTAATGACATTTTGGTGGATTATCGTAGTTTTTATTTGCTCAACTCTAATCTGAATGATTATTGTGATACGTTATTATTGACAGAGTCTTTGCAAGACGAGAAATTGGTGGATCCAATACTCTACTCacaatttaaaattaatgatCCACAGTGGATAAGGACTGAGTATTCTGATATGCTACCAATAGATTGGTATAAAACacaaattttccaagagAATGGGCACCCTGGCCTTCCGTTAGTAAGGCCTCAGATAGCCAATACtatcattgaaaaagattcaaaatcatttgGACAAAAACCTCCATCATTGCCATTATTTAggaatttggaaaagattaataagcaaaataaatataaagataTATTTACGGAGGAGTATGTAAATACGATGTAG